The following coding sequences are from one Parabacteroides pacaensis window:
- a CDS encoding DUF1735 domain-containing protein has protein sequence MKKAIILISLICGIFSCDDSKDIERFEEYMNVYIPFTIEKNSILQTIPLVKNSVNFVEIPNLNFANDTLFLLGAYCGGMVAPSEDLKVEFSFITDSLVSLQKKNVPQSVYRQLPEDYYSIENWNVTIPKGHENGYLPVNLKLSQIPAGSKFILPIQISKVSKYDLDLEKSFILLAIHKPDK, from the coding sequence ATGAAAAAAGCAATAATTCTTATATCTCTAATTTGTGGTATATTCTCATGCGATGATTCAAAAGATATCGAACGTTTTGAAGAATATATGAATGTATATATTCCGTTTACCATTGAAAAGAATAGCATTTTACAAACCATTCCTTTAGTAAAAAACAGTGTAAACTTTGTTGAAATACCTAATCTGAATTTTGCCAATGATACGTTGTTTTTATTGGGAGCTTATTGTGGTGGTATGGTTGCGCCGTCGGAAGATCTGAAAGTGGAATTTTCCTTCATTACGGATTCGCTTGTTTCTTTACAGAAAAAAAATGTGCCGCAGTCCGTGTACCGGCAATTACCGGAAGATTACTATTCCATTGAAAACTGGAATGTTACTATTCCAAAAGGACACGAAAACGGATATTTGCCTGTTAATCTTAAGCTTTCGCAAATACCGGCAGGAAGCAAGTTTATTTTACCTATACAAATAAGCAAAGTTTCCAAATATGATTTGGATCTTGAGAAGAGTTTTATTTTACTG
- a CDS encoding Gfo/Idh/MocA family protein — protein MTNRREFIKKVTASGIGLSVGGLSFGATTAKSYANIAGANERIRMAVMGTNGRGAGMAKQFAQQKNTEVILVCDVEEKALAKGVKKVTEAGGHPKTEKDIRKVLENKDVDGLLITAPDHWHAPATIMACQAGKHVYCEKPCSHNPQEGELSIQAARKYNRIVQVGAQRRSWPVLMEGIQKLHEGVIGRVYMAKAWYTNNRGSIGFGKQIPVPETLDFDLWQGPAPRKAYKSNLIHYNWHWFWHWGTGEALNNGTHEIDVIRWGLGVDYPTYVSSEGGRYRFMDDWETPDTQLINIKFGNNCIVTWEGRSCNSANSEGRDRGVIFYGENGMMDTGGNSYHIFDLKNKLVEEKTSKDVIDGRDPSSPSANLDAVHIADFLNAIRNGSKPHGDIEELHKSTLLVQLGNIAWRTGHRLNIDPSNGHIVNDPEAEHLWSRTYEPGWELSKYL, from the coding sequence ATGACAAACAGAAGAGAATTTATTAAAAAAGTGACAGCTTCCGGAATAGGGTTGTCGGTGGGAGGATTATCGTTCGGCGCAACTACTGCAAAAAGCTATGCCAACATTGCGGGTGCAAACGAAAGAATCCGTATGGCTGTAATGGGAACCAATGGCAGAGGTGCGGGTATGGCGAAACAATTTGCCCAACAAAAAAACACGGAGGTTATCCTGGTTTGCGATGTGGAAGAGAAAGCTTTGGCAAAAGGCGTAAAAAAAGTAACCGAAGCCGGAGGACATCCCAAGACGGAAAAGGATATTCGAAAAGTTTTGGAGAACAAAGACGTAGACGGGCTTTTAATCACGGCACCGGATCATTGGCATGCCCCGGCAACTATTATGGCCTGCCAAGCGGGAAAACATGTTTATTGCGAAAAACCTTGTAGCCACAATCCTCAGGAAGGAGAATTAAGCATTCAGGCTGCCAGGAAGTATAACCGGATAGTACAGGTCGGAGCTCAACGCCGTTCGTGGCCGGTCTTAATGGAAGGTATCCAAAAACTACACGAAGGGGTGATCGGGCGTGTGTACATGGCGAAAGCGTGGTATACCAACAATCGCGGATCTATTGGCTTTGGGAAGCAAATACCGGTTCCGGAGACACTCGATTTTGATTTATGGCAAGGACCGGCTCCGAGGAAAGCCTACAAAAGCAACCTGATTCATTACAATTGGCATTGGTTCTGGCATTGGGGAACAGGGGAAGCACTTAATAACGGGACACATGAAATCGATGTAATAAGATGGGGGCTAGGGGTTGACTATCCTACTTATGTCAGTTCGGAAGGTGGTCGTTACCGTTTTATGGACGATTGGGAAACGCCCGATACCCAACTTATTAATATTAAATTCGGGAATAATTGCATTGTAACGTGGGAAGGCCGTAGTTGTAATTCTGCAAATTCGGAAGGCCGTGACAGAGGAGTTATTTTTTATGGTGAGAACGGAATGATGGATACCGGGGGCAATAGTTATCATATTTTCGACCTGAAAAACAAGTTGGTGGAAGAAAAGACATCTAAAGATGTCATAGACGGACGCGATCCTTCCAGTCCCAGCGCGAACTTGGATGCTGTTCATATTGCTGATTTTTTGAATGCTATTCGAAACGGTTCCAAACCTCATGGCGACATTGAAGAATTACATAAAAGCACCTTGTTGGTACAATTAGGAAATATTGCCTGGAGAACTGGACATCGTTTGAATATAGATCCTTCCAACGGTCATATAGTAAATGATCCGGAAGCCGAACACTTGTGGAGCAGAACGTATGAACCGGGCTGGGAACTCTCTAAATATCTTTAA
- a CDS encoding 3-keto-disaccharide hydrolase, producing the protein MKNISFLLLCLFWASNSLMAQDNVLSKKEVKQGWILLFNGTDLNGWTSVGKTTPPAHGWMVDKGVLTVQKEGNKRGGDIITTEQYSDFELVVDFKLTKGANSGIKYFFTRYAKGGWLGLEYQIIDDENHPDAKLGRNGNRKLATLYDMFPAPKTSPKPVGEWNRARIVSKGTKVEHYLNGKKVLSFDRASKEYKDALSKSKYKESSPSFGEVEKGHILLQDHGDVVSFKNIKIREL; encoded by the coding sequence ATGAAAAACATCTCATTTTTACTTTTATGCCTCTTTTGGGCAAGTAACAGTTTAATGGCTCAAGACAATGTTTTGTCTAAAAAAGAAGTGAAACAAGGATGGATACTATTATTCAACGGAACCGATTTAAACGGATGGACCTCCGTAGGTAAAACCACTCCGCCTGCTCATGGATGGATGGTCGATAAAGGAGTACTGACGGTACAAAAAGAAGGGAACAAGCGGGGAGGCGATATCATTACAACCGAACAGTATTCTGATTTCGAATTGGTGGTAGATTTCAAACTGACAAAAGGAGCGAATAGCGGTATCAAATACTTTTTTACCCGGTATGCTAAAGGGGGTTGGTTAGGACTGGAATACCAGATTATTGATGATGAAAACCATCCCGATGCCAAACTGGGTAGAAACGGAAACCGCAAACTGGCAACCCTGTACGACATGTTCCCTGCCCCCAAGACCAGCCCTAAACCGGTAGGCGAATGGAACCGGGCCAGAATCGTCTCTAAAGGTACCAAGGTAGAACATTACCTGAACGGAAAAAAAGTTTTATCGTTCGATCGAGCCAGTAAAGAATACAAAGATGCTTTATCCAAAAGTAAATACAAAGAGAGTTCTCCTAGCTTCGGAGAAGTAGAAAAAGGGCATATCCTTTTACAGGACCATGGGGATGTAGTATCATTCAAAAATATAAAGATCAGAGAATTATAA
- a CDS encoding alpha-amylase family glycosyl hydrolase, translated as MKEKWIEEAVIYQIMIDRFAGEWKETKNANHFMGGNIQGIIHKLDYIQNLGVTAIWISPFVTNANYHGYHTMDFLQIDPHFGTYEDLKELIQKTHAKGMKMIADFVPNHCSIEHPFFQEALHNEESPYRNWFFFKNNNEYTYFLKYKELAKINLDNPAARAYMIDIAKYWAGQGFDAFRIDHAIGPSFNFWESFTKEMKSSFPACPLWGEIWGHGISRKYYSTIHLKHPWKKWLFGLRQEELQKDYIGVLDGVLDFTYRNLLIKALQAGERILGNKRLEEQVKKHFGQYPKSFELVLFLDNHDTDRFLHFCHGDTSLLLEAIEFSRSWGRPFVLYYGTEQGMTNEKTIFDKTPYADLRVRECMNWEEGPSSLYFSMASLLKKD; from the coding sequence ATGAAAGAAAAATGGATAGAAGAAGCGGTTATCTATCAAATTATGATCGATCGTTTTGCGGGTGAGTGGAAAGAAACAAAAAATGCAAACCACTTTATGGGTGGGAACATTCAAGGTATCATACATAAATTGGATTACATACAAAACCTTGGCGTTACGGCTATCTGGATTTCTCCTTTTGTAACGAATGCCAATTATCATGGATATCATACAATGGATTTTCTACAGATCGACCCCCATTTCGGAACTTATGAAGATTTGAAAGAACTGATACAAAAAACGCATGCTAAAGGAATGAAGATGATAGCCGACTTTGTGCCGAACCATTGCTCTATCGAACATCCGTTTTTTCAGGAAGCGTTACATAACGAAGAAAGTCCTTACCGGAACTGGTTCTTTTTCAAAAACAATAATGAGTATACCTACTTCCTAAAATATAAGGAACTGGCTAAAATTAATTTAGATAATCCTGCGGCAAGGGCTTATATGATTGACATTGCCAAATATTGGGCCGGTCAGGGGTTTGATGCGTTCCGTATAGATCATGCGATAGGTCCTTCTTTCAATTTTTGGGAATCCTTTACCAAGGAAATGAAAAGTTCGTTTCCGGCTTGTCCTTTATGGGGGGAAATCTGGGGGCATGGCATTTCCCGGAAATACTATTCAACTATCCATTTAAAACACCCTTGGAAGAAATGGCTGTTCGGTCTCCGGCAAGAAGAATTGCAAAAAGATTATATCGGCGTATTAGATGGCGTATTGGATTTTACTTATAGAAATTTACTTATAAAAGCCTTGCAAGCGGGTGAAAGGATTCTAGGTAATAAAAGATTAGAAGAACAAGTAAAGAAACATTTCGGGCAATATCCGAAATCATTTGAATTGGTGCTTTTCCTAGATAACCATGATACGGATAGATTTTTACATTTTTGCCACGGCGATACTTCTCTGTTATTGGAGGCTATCGAATTCAGCCGTTCCTGGGGACGGCCTTTTGTATTATATTACGGCACGGAACAGGGCATGACGAATGAAAAGACTATTTTTGATAAAACGCCTTATGCGGATTTACGTGTCCGTGAATGTATGAATTGGGAGGAAGGTCCTTCTTCTCTTTATTTTTCCATGGCTTCTTTATTAAAAAAAGATTGA
- a CDS encoding fimbrillin family protein, translating to MKKLMISIFTIAAMVSCTSENEIIDNGGKNDEKVEIKLNAGINVITKAAIESGADKLPSAAIPNVQFQRIDAAADAPIDWTNTELTSFTGTIGTDGSITTNSANKQYYDSNDNKAHIVGYFPSGTVTNGVVSMTIDGTNDVIYAQPINKGNRTTPTTEAFAFNHKLTQFKFVVKTDNASITTEINDIDITIKNANTTFSMALKDGELSGWGNPKSDIGPATMTAPAGGTESSSSAGILLEPNLSKLELLVKASTLPTEGVSVEIAGTEASGKFEPSKAYTITLTLQRKTIDGSATVTGWTDGTAGSGTVE from the coding sequence ATGAAAAAGTTAATGATTTCAATCTTTACCATAGCAGCTATGGTAAGTTGTACCTCGGAAAATGAGATTATAGATAATGGAGGGAAGAATGATGAAAAGGTAGAGATAAAATTAAATGCAGGAATTAATGTAATAACAAAAGCAGCTATTGAAAGCGGAGCAGATAAATTACCTAGTGCTGCAATTCCAAATGTTCAATTTCAAAGGATAGATGCTGCCGCTGATGCCCCCATTGACTGGACAAACACAGAATTAACATCATTTACAGGCACGATTGGAACCGATGGTAGTATAACTACAAATTCTGCAAATAAACAATATTACGATTCAAATGACAACAAAGCACATATAGTGGGATACTTCCCTTCGGGAACAGTAACAAACGGAGTAGTTTCTATGACAATAGATGGAACTAATGATGTTATTTATGCACAACCAATAAATAAAGGAAATAGAACCACCCCTACTACAGAAGCTTTTGCATTTAACCATAAACTTACTCAATTTAAATTCGTTGTAAAAACAGATAATGCATCTATTACTACCGAAATAAATGATATAGATATTACAATAAAGAATGCTAACACCACCTTTTCTATGGCTTTAAAAGATGGAGAACTTTCAGGCTGGGGTAATCCAAAAAGTGATATCGGTCCTGCTACAATGACAGCACCTGCGGGTGGCACTGAATCCTCCTCAAGTGCTGGAATTTTATTAGAACCTAATTTATCTAAACTTGAATTACTTGTAAAAGCGAGCACACTTCCTACCGAAGGAGTATCTGTAGAAATTGCAGGGACAGAAGCAAGTGGAAAGTTTGAACCCAGCAAAGCCTATACGATAACATTAACACTACAACGGAAAACCATTGATGGGAGTGCAACTGTTACAGGCTGGACAGACGGAACAGCAGGAAGTGGCACAGTAGAATAA
- a CDS encoding DUF3868 domain-containing protein, with protein MKTIVIYLAAIVCVFSLHAQEQKSYRGQILVKQDSFLVKQDLLYLNMNIEISGLAVGRYEKLILTPVLRFKNEVVSLQPIVLNGANKHKMYKRAIALDGPVIAKEGAFVVLKNEPELIKEIAYVQSVPYKEWMKDAELVLIGELCNYAGTPKQVLRNVLTEKIVIYKE; from the coding sequence ATGAAAACGATTGTAATTTATCTAGCAGCTATAGTTTGCGTATTTTCTCTCCATGCACAGGAGCAGAAATCTTACCGGGGGCAGATTCTGGTGAAACAGGATTCTTTCTTGGTAAAGCAGGATCTTCTTTATTTAAATATGAATATAGAGATTTCCGGTTTGGCGGTAGGACGGTATGAGAAGTTAATCCTTACCCCGGTGTTGCGTTTTAAGAATGAGGTGGTGTCTTTGCAGCCTATCGTGCTGAATGGTGCGAATAAGCATAAAATGTATAAACGGGCGATTGCTCTTGACGGGCCGGTGATTGCCAAGGAAGGGGCTTTTGTGGTATTGAAAAATGAGCCTGAATTGATAAAGGAAATTGCGTATGTCCAATCTGTTCCGTATAAGGAGTGGATGAAGGATGCGGAATTGGTTTTAATTGGGGAGTTGTGTAATTATGCCGGCACTCCGAAACAGGTGCTAAGAAATGTGTTGACTGAAAAGATCGTTATTTATAAGGAGTGA
- a CDS encoding DUF3575 domain-containing protein, protein MKKIFLTLFFLAAVQVWSHAQRVAVKTNLLYDATTTLNLGCEVALQKHLTIDVSGNYNPFTFSDDKSIKHWLVQPELRYWILEAFNGHYIGLHGQYGDYDIAGQKLPFGMKSKYCYDGFAYGGGISYGYQLYLSPHWNVEFTVGGGYTYFEYDKYNYPKGQQKLGKFRNHYWGLTKAGISIVYIIR, encoded by the coding sequence ATGAAGAAAATATTTTTAACCCTGTTTTTTTTAGCTGCCGTGCAGGTGTGGAGCCATGCCCAACGGGTAGCTGTGAAGACAAATTTACTTTATGATGCAACTACTACCTTAAATTTAGGTTGCGAAGTCGCTTTGCAGAAGCATCTAACCATCGATGTGTCCGGGAATTACAATCCGTTTACTTTCTCGGACGATAAATCTATCAAGCATTGGCTGGTGCAGCCGGAACTCCGGTATTGGATACTGGAGGCGTTTAACGGGCACTACATAGGGTTGCACGGGCAATACGGGGATTACGATATTGCCGGACAGAAACTCCCTTTTGGCATGAAGTCCAAGTATTGTTATGATGGCTTTGCGTATGGAGGCGGAATTTCGTATGGCTATCAGCTTTATTTGTCGCCTCATTGGAATGTGGAGTTTACGGTTGGCGGAGGCTATACTTATTTTGAGTATGATAAGTATAATTATCCGAAAGGACAACAGAAACTGGGGAAGTTCCGGAACCATTATTGGGGGCTCACGAAGGCGGGGATTAGTATTGTCTATATTATCAGATGA
- a CDS encoding clostripain-related cysteine peptidase, with translation MFKKVITCIIASLFVFTACSDDPVQKTEPDYIEPVYPKRTVLLYIGADNSLNDFWRNNLEEIKKGALNGNLNGNHLVVYVDPRFEKPSLLKIRELKDGTVRADTLMVYQEDHNSASPRIIREVIDYVLDKYPAETYGLGLWSHGTGWLPENTELMTRSFGDDNGNVMEINDLKDAIPDNTFDYIFFDACYMACAEVAYALKDKAKEIMGSSTEIMGTGYPYSPMLKYFFTDTPELDKACQAFYDYYNAQTGYNRTATISLINIEGLNALVPVLKNILATHANWYKENPFLISNVQPCDYLYSKRVLFDLKDFINQLGTAEEVALFNKAFDKAVTYSRNTETCFFVRPYTLKDTKNIHGLTTYIMNQYPVLDEWYKQLDWYKAIYQ, from the coding sequence ATGTTTAAAAAAGTAATTACATGTATTATTGCATCGCTATTCGTCTTTACTGCATGCAGTGATGATCCGGTTCAAAAAACAGAGCCGGATTATATCGAACCGGTCTACCCTAAACGCACCGTCCTTCTTTATATAGGAGCAGATAACAGCCTGAACGATTTTTGGCGCAATAATCTGGAGGAAATAAAAAAAGGAGCTTTAAACGGAAACCTGAATGGGAACCACCTAGTAGTATACGTAGATCCCAGATTTGAAAAGCCGTCTCTTCTTAAAATTAGAGAATTAAAAGACGGTACCGTCCGGGCAGATACATTGATGGTATACCAGGAAGATCATAATTCCGCTTCCCCCCGAATTATACGGGAAGTAATCGATTACGTGTTGGATAAATATCCCGCAGAGACTTACGGGTTGGGGCTATGGAGCCACGGCACCGGCTGGCTTCCGGAAAATACGGAATTAATGACCCGTTCGTTCGGAGACGACAACGGAAATGTAATGGAGATAAACGACCTGAAAGATGCTATACCGGATAACACTTTCGATTATATCTTTTTCGATGCTTGTTATATGGCATGCGCCGAAGTTGCGTATGCTTTAAAAGATAAAGCGAAAGAAATCATGGGATCCTCCACGGAAATAATGGGAACCGGTTATCCTTACAGTCCCATGCTTAAATATTTCTTTACCGATACCCCGGAACTGGATAAGGCTTGCCAGGCATTTTACGATTATTACAATGCCCAGACCGGATATAACCGCACGGCTACCATTTCTTTGATCAATATAGAAGGATTAAATGCGTTGGTTCCTGTTTTAAAAAATATACTGGCCACCCACGCAAACTGGTATAAAGAGAATCCATTCCTGATCTCTAACGTACAGCCTTGCGACTATCTGTATTCCAAACGGGTATTATTTGATTTAAAAGATTTTATCAACCAATTGGGAACGGCAGAAGAAGTAGCTCTATTCAACAAGGCTTTTGATAAAGCCGTCACTTATTCGAGAAATACGGAAACCTGCTTTTTTGTGAGGCCCTATACATTAAAAGATACGAAAAATATCCATGGCCTCACTACCTATATCATGAATCAATATCCCGTATTAGATGAGTGGTATAAACAGTTAGACTGGTACAAAGCGATTTATCAATAA
- a CDS encoding chromate transporter: MIYLQLFWVYIKIGLFGFGGGYAMLSLIQDEVVDHYGWISSQEFTDIVAISQMTPGPIGINSATYIGYTATGNVWGAMIATFAVCLPSFILVLLISYFFAKFKNNRFVEAAFVGLRPATIGLIAAAALLLMNSENFIDYKSILIFIASFVLVWKFKVHPILMIVIAGIAGAILYA, translated from the coding sequence ATGATTTATCTTCAGTTATTTTGGGTGTATATCAAAATCGGACTTTTCGGTTTTGGGGGCGGTTATGCCATGTTGTCGCTTATTCAAGATGAAGTGGTGGATCACTATGGTTGGATCAGTAGCCAGGAGTTTACAGATATTGTTGCTATTTCCCAGATGACTCCCGGCCCGATAGGAATCAATAGCGCTACCTATATCGGCTATACGGCTACCGGAAACGTGTGGGGAGCTATGATCGCTACCTTTGCGGTGTGTTTGCCCTCTTTTATCCTGGTATTGCTGATCTCTTATTTCTTTGCCAAGTTTAAGAATAACCGTTTTGTCGAGGCTGCTTTTGTAGGGCTGCGTCCTGCTACCATAGGCCTGATTGCGGCAGCGGCTTTGTTATTGATGAATTCCGAAAATTTTATCGATTATAAAAGTATCCTCATCTTCATAGCTTCCTTTGTATTGGTGTGGAAGTTTAAGGTACATCCTATTTTGATGATTGTCATTGCAGGAATAGCGGGTGCGATCTTGTATGCGTAA
- a CDS encoding chromate transporter — MNTYFTLFFTFVKIGTFTIGGGYAMIPLIQQEVVDRGWLSKEDFLDLFAVAQSLPGIFAVNIAIFVGYKLSKIKGSVVCALGTILPSFFIILAIALFFAQIQHNVWVERVFKGLRPAVVALIAVPVFTTARSIRLSRAAWIIPVVSALLIWKAGVSPIYIIVFAALGGLLYRRFKNRG; from the coding sequence ATGAATACGTATTTCACTCTTTTCTTTACGTTTGTGAAGATCGGGACGTTTACCATTGGCGGAGGATATGCCATGATTCCTTTAATCCAGCAAGAGGTGGTAGACCGCGGCTGGCTGTCGAAAGAAGACTTTCTGGATTTATTTGCTGTTGCCCAATCCCTGCCGGGCATTTTTGCGGTTAATATCGCTATTTTCGTGGGATATAAATTATCCAAAATAAAGGGAAGCGTGGTATGTGCCCTAGGAACCATCTTGCCTTCCTTTTTTATTATTTTGGCCATTGCTTTATTTTTTGCCCAGATTCAACATAATGTGTGGGTGGAAAGGGTGTTTAAAGGGCTTCGTCCGGCGGTAGTCGCTTTGATAGCCGTTCCCGTGTTTACTACCGCGCGGTCTATCCGCTTAAGCCGGGCGGCTTGGATTATTCCTGTGGTAAGTGCCCTGCTGATCTGGAAAGCGGGAGTCTCGCCTATATATATTATCGTATTTGCTGCGCTGGGAGGATTGTTGTATCGCCGGTTTAAAAACAGGGGGTGA
- a CDS encoding ATP-binding protein produces MDYVDIQPLINIYHRKLAATDLRFKRYLYDRINWDVRLVGIKGARGVGKTTMIMQHIKETFDNMDDVLYVSLDNLWFNNHKLEDLVEFLYTHGVTHIYFDEVHKYKGWTALLKNFYDSYPDLNIVYTGSAMLAIENSVADLSRRQSLYTLHGLSFREYLEYEGIVTIPPMELEKLLTSHTKYAMYVTSEIKVLKHFDQYLRTGYYPYYKEAGEDYLMRVGEVARLVIDSDIPAVKDITYTTAQKIKKLLMVIAENVPLETNINKLSLQLESTRDQTLKMLYLLDRAELLWLLTDKIKDYKHLTGPKKVYLNNTNLMHALSGKISEGTVRETFFANQVGAVSTLTMPKQGGFIADEKYLFEVGGSRKTFDQIADLPNSYLAIDDIETSSGNRIPLWMFGCLY; encoded by the coding sequence ATGGATTACGTGGATATTCAGCCTTTGATAAATATTTATCATCGGAAACTCGCCGCTACCGACTTGCGTTTCAAGCGATATTTATACGACCGCATCAACTGGGATGTTCGGCTGGTGGGCATAAAAGGGGCGCGTGGTGTCGGCAAGACTACCATGATCATGCAGCATATCAAAGAGACATTTGACAATATGGATGATGTGTTATATGTTTCACTTGACAATCTGTGGTTCAACAATCATAAGTTGGAAGACTTGGTCGAGTTTTTATATACACACGGAGTTACCCATATTTATTTCGACGAAGTACATAAGTACAAGGGCTGGACGGCGTTACTCAAAAATTTCTATGACAGTTATCCCGACCTGAATATTGTCTATACCGGATCGGCCATGCTCGCTATCGAGAACTCGGTAGCCGACCTGTCGCGCAGACAATCGCTTTATACGCTTCACGGCTTATCGTTTCGAGAATATCTCGAATATGAGGGTATTGTGACGATTCCACCTATGGAATTGGAAAAGTTGCTCACTAGCCATACAAAATATGCGATGTATGTCACTTCAGAAATCAAGGTGCTTAAGCACTTCGACCAGTATCTGCGGACAGGATATTATCCCTATTACAAAGAGGCTGGGGAGGATTATTTAATGCGTGTAGGAGAGGTTGCCAGGCTCGTCATCGACAGTGACATTCCCGCCGTAAAAGATATTACTTATACCACGGCACAGAAAATCAAGAAACTCTTGATGGTTATTGCAGAGAATGTCCCTCTCGAAACGAATATTAATAAACTCTCTTTACAACTGGAATCGACACGCGACCAAACACTGAAAATGTTGTATCTGCTGGATCGGGCCGAACTGTTGTGGCTGCTTACGGATAAGATCAAAGATTACAAACACCTGACGGGACCGAAGAAAGTCTATCTGAATAACACCAACTTGATGCACGCCCTCTCGGGGAAAATTTCGGAAGGAACGGTGCGTGAAACATTCTTTGCTAATCAAGTGGGAGCCGTTTCGACTTTGACAATGCCCAAGCAGGGCGGTTTCATAGCCGATGAAAAATATCTCTTCGAGGTAGGTGGAAGTCGTAAGACATTCGATCAGATAGCAGATCTTCCGAACAGCTATCTGGCCATCGATGACATCGAGACCAGTAGCGGAAACAGGATACCGCTTTGGATGTTCGGATGTTTATATTAG